The following proteins are encoded in a genomic region of Spirosoma sp. SC4-14:
- a CDS encoding putative Ig domain-containing protein yields the protein MKNIYSLRSVIGLTSLLLLVLSGRFTLAQTPTITGFAATSSTICSGSPASFTATIGNFSGSYDWVLANESIIIGSTDSLTTLSGLLPGGGSGVRSYTLTVTSAGQSNSATTSLTVLASGVTRLYVKANATGANTGLSWQDAFTDLQSALKYPCVGSLREIWIARGVYKPRSGDVNDAFSMLPDVAIYGGFEGTETELSQRPAITLSNPSSTTLSPDVDGDGTSANNSMYLINNTSSLTNTAILDGVVIIGTQASSNEQLGAITNSSGTFTDTRYGMVCSPQFRNLLFTGFVYVNYFNPINSGNYVLNAGYSGGELNPVFINCVFLNNQGGGNTSGSVYTRVTSGSKANVTFMGCVFANSSGPQIENYQIQTGQIQTNLFNCSFLSLADGILENSGYQSSTPINVELSNCVLWNTGGNATFKTEEGSFITSETTVQYSLLDQAITGYTSGPGNLTATSLPFVSTSDISLPNTSPAVNAGNPASVTIASGPYSATSLPQTDVAANPRIVGSRVDMGALEVQNPTPPCGTVVFVTEAGAGLQNGSSWTNAFSGTALQTAINTAATCGAQVWVAQGLYKPTTGTDPTISFSMKEGVAIYGGFVGTEGQLSDRPEVNPVTGQPSSSTLSGDIGTLGDSGEDSDNTGHVISNGPGLTASAVLDGFIITRGRGSDGSVLYGGGMRNAEASPTVRNCFFINNYGNNWGGAIYNENSSLTIVNCRFAFNTATDGGAIYNLGTGTITITGSLFEKHTKYAGVIYSTDNVKLVVSNSTFRQNSGNGGGVFYDNGNTQLELTDCLLENNTAGIGSVIYHSGQGAVKLTRCQFVNNSSTEQEGGAVYGQDSSLEAADCRFTGNSAVKEGGAVFFGGISLKLTNCIFENNRGGGDGGGAIEVNGGSASLINTSFVSNTATNGGAVLFYSDNYQVTNCSFVNNVAIEQGGAIYNAANSLQITNSSFQGNQSPQGGAYYSDYGGPAQLVNSALFNNGGANTVALSGGTSLSISYSLFEPSVTGYIDGGNNLTTTLTPFVSTTSTQLRDCSVAINSGSNQAYNAVSGPATDLAGNDRQYNGGLIDRGAYEYQGNPTTLAVTNPAVKTATVGQAFSQTFTASGGSGTYSFSVVNSNLPSSLSLSNNGVLNGTPTVAGSYSVLVQVSDANGCVGIASTAYNLVVTDATPTITGFAVAPNRVCVGSPITFTATIGNIAGDYSWSLENGGPPIGSPSPTTATAFSVVLTALGSGVQTFTLTVNSGGQRVTATTSLTVNALPIATLINNGPLTCAQTSVTLTASGGTSYSFTNGSGQTVPGSGNMRTVSSPGTYSVTVSDGNGCVSTSSTTVDQDVTAASVSITPSSATLTCANPSAILTANGTGSVLWSTGETNPAITVSAAGTYSVTLTNGSGCTATASAVISADQNAPSVSITPSSATLTCASSSVSLTAVGTGSVLWSTGAATPVITVNTASTYSVTLTNSSGCTATASVTIDKQPDQTVAIVQQPASVSSATVGNAVMTGVSVSGQPTSYQWYKDNLSSPVTGQTSATLNLTNVQLADAGSYSVVVTGTCNSLTSNAFSLSVTTPVETLPFAITAVTTVSCTPIVPNRFSVSFTPRYSGLNGQPISFQVVNELIPTTESGPYTLQLYTDNPTITLTAIQSGNSSESSYMYNWLAACQTSEATNTPPRLVTPIASQTAIVDTYFTFVIPDGTFTDTETPLSLRLSASGLPAGLHFEGATLSGVPSTTVGSPFSVTVTATDPGNLSANSPFLLTILPVTTTPPPTHPFAITGVTTNSCTPVADRININFSPQYVGLNGQPIAFEVVNELAPTTDPAPYSLTLYRDNPIIVLKATQTGSADVASFSYNWLAACASVGQDNTAPRINSPVASQTATVGMSYSLNLINTFLDQETPNSLTLTASGLPSGLSLAGMTLSGTPSLTGVSTVVLTATDPGGLSASTSFSLTVVPDSDAFVITGVQTLSCVVVSAGLRSVVFQPQYGGVTGQPINFQVVNELAATTAPGPYTLNLYTDNPVVTLKATQVGTVGEASFSYTWLSGCGSPRLAATESGTGLQVKVLGNPIAGPSVEVEIRGVGGQQVKLELVDLKGRQLQAHSIGQATEVELIKLEAGSLPSQCILQVSTRTQQQVIKLLKP from the coding sequence ATGAAAAACATCTATTCCCTGCGATCCGTCATCGGATTGACCAGCCTGTTGTTGCTCGTTCTTTCGGGCCGATTTACCCTCGCTCAAACACCTACTATTACCGGATTTGCGGCTACCTCCAGCACCATTTGCTCAGGCAGCCCCGCTTCGTTCACGGCTACTATTGGTAATTTCTCTGGTAGTTATGATTGGGTACTTGCCAACGAAAGTATTATTATCGGTAGCACAGATAGTCTCACAACGCTCAGCGGCCTGCTGCCAGGAGGTGGCTCTGGTGTACGGTCGTATACCCTCACAGTAACCAGTGCTGGGCAGTCGAACAGCGCCACGACCAGCCTGACCGTACTCGCTTCGGGCGTAACGCGGCTGTACGTAAAGGCCAACGCTACCGGAGCCAACACGGGTCTGAGCTGGCAGGATGCCTTTACCGATTTACAGTCGGCGCTAAAATATCCCTGCGTGGGTAGCCTGCGCGAAATCTGGATTGCCCGTGGCGTGTATAAACCCAGGTCGGGTGACGTCAACGATGCCTTTTCGATGCTGCCGGACGTAGCTATTTACGGTGGCTTCGAAGGTACCGAAACTGAACTAAGTCAACGCCCTGCCATTACCTTAAGCAATCCCTCTTCGACAACGTTGTCGCCGGACGTCGATGGTGATGGTACTTCGGCGAATAATAGTATGTATCTGATTAACAATACGTCATCGCTCACCAATACAGCTATTCTGGATGGGGTTGTCATCATTGGTACGCAGGCCAGCAGTAACGAGCAGTTGGGGGCTATTACAAATTCTAGTGGTACTTTCACCGATACACGTTATGGGATGGTATGTAGTCCACAATTTCGCAATCTGTTGTTCACAGGCTTTGTTTACGTCAATTATTTCAATCCGATTAATAGTGGAAATTATGTATTAAATGCAGGTTATAGTGGAGGTGAACTGAACCCTGTTTTTATCAACTGCGTATTTCTCAACAACCAGGGAGGAGGTAATACTAGCGGAAGTGTTTATACGCGGGTTACGTCTGGGTCTAAAGCTAATGTGACGTTTATGGGGTGTGTGTTTGCAAATAGCTCAGGTCCACAAATTGAAAATTATCAGATTCAGACCGGACAAATACAGACGAACCTATTTAACTGCTCGTTCCTAAGTCTGGCCGATGGTATTCTAGAGAATAGCGGTTATCAGAGCAGTACACCTATCAACGTTGAACTGAGCAACTGTGTGCTGTGGAATACAGGAGGAAATGCCACCTTTAAGACAGAAGAGGGTAGCTTTATTACCAGTGAAACAACGGTTCAATACAGTCTACTGGACCAGGCCATCACTGGCTACACCAGCGGCCCTGGCAACCTGACCGCTACCAGTTTGCCGTTTGTCTCGACCAGCGATATCAGCCTGCCTAACACCTCGCCCGCCGTTAACGCCGGTAACCCCGCCAGTGTAACTATAGCCAGTGGACCTTACTCTGCCACCAGCCTGCCCCAAACCGATGTGGCTGCCAACCCTCGTATTGTGGGTAGTCGGGTAGACATGGGTGCCCTGGAAGTGCAGAACCCAACCCCTCCCTGTGGCACAGTGGTGTTTGTGACCGAAGCCGGAGCGGGTTTGCAGAATGGCAGCAGTTGGACCAATGCCTTCAGCGGCACGGCCCTGCAAACGGCCATCAACACGGCGGCCACCTGTGGGGCGCAGGTCTGGGTGGCGCAGGGCCTTTACAAACCCACCACCGGCACTGACCCCACCATCAGCTTTTCGATGAAAGAGGGCGTAGCGATCTACGGAGGCTTTGTGGGTACTGAAGGGCAACTGAGTGATCGGCCAGAGGTCAACCCCGTCACGGGCCAACCGTCCAGCAGTACCCTCTCGGGAGACATTGGCACATTGGGGGATTCTGGAGAGGATAGCGATAACACGGGTCATGTGATTAGCAATGGACCGGGTCTCACTGCCAGTGCTGTACTAGATGGCTTTATCATCACTAGAGGAAGAGGCTCTGATGGATCTGTTCTCTATGGAGGAGGGATGCGCAATGCAGAGGCTAGCCCAACAGTGCGCAACTGCTTCTTCATTAATAATTATGGAAATAATTGGGGAGGAGCAATTTACAATGAAAACAGTAGTCTTACAATCGTTAACTGTCGTTTTGCGTTCAATACAGCCACTGACGGTGGGGCGATCTACAATCTAGGAACAGGAACAATAACGATCACCGGGAGCTTATTTGAAAAACACACAAAATATGCCGGGGTTATTTATAGCACCGATAACGTTAAGTTAGTGGTCAGTAACAGCACGTTTCGCCAGAACTCGGGTAATGGTGGTGGGGTTTTCTATGATAATGGTAATACACAGTTGGAACTCACTGACTGCCTATTGGAAAACAATACGGCTGGAATAGGTAGCGTAATCTATCATTCCGGCCAGGGGGCTGTCAAGTTGACTCGTTGCCAATTTGTTAATAATTCCTCTACGGAGCAAGAAGGCGGAGCGGTGTATGGGCAAGACAGCAGTTTAGAAGCTGCTGATTGCCGATTTACGGGTAACTCGGCCGTAAAGGAGGGGGGAGCTGTTTTTTTTGGTGGAATTTCGCTTAAATTGACCAACTGTATCTTTGAGAATAACCGGGGAGGAGGAGACGGGGGCGGGGCGATTGAAGTCAACGGTGGTTCGGCCAGCCTGATTAACACCTCCTTTGTGAGCAACACGGCTACCAATGGAGGAGCGGTATTGTTCTATAGTGACAATTATCAGGTAACCAATTGCTCCTTTGTCAACAACGTAGCTATTGAGCAGGGCGGGGCTATCTACAATGCCGCCAACTCCCTACAAATTACCAACAGTTCGTTCCAGGGCAATCAGTCTCCACAGGGAGGAGCTTACTACAGCGATTATGGCGGACCGGCTCAACTGGTCAACTCAGCGCTGTTCAACAACGGCGGGGCTAACACGGTTGCGCTGTCAGGTGGAACTAGCCTATCGATCAGTTACAGTCTCTTTGAGCCCTCGGTAACGGGCTATATTGATGGGGGCAACAACCTCACCACCACCCTGACCCCCTTTGTGAGTACCACTTCTACCCAACTGCGTGACTGCTCAGTGGCCATCAACTCCGGCAGCAACCAGGCTTACAACGCGGTCAGCGGCCCGGCTACGGATCTGGCCGGTAACGACCGTCAGTATAATGGTGGCTTGATCGACCGGGGTGCCTACGAGTATCAGGGCAACCCCACTACACTAGCAGTAACCAACCCGGCTGTTAAGACGGCTACGGTAGGTCAGGCGTTCAGCCAGACCTTTACGGCCAGTGGTGGCAGTGGAACGTACAGCTTTAGTGTCGTTAACAGCAACCTGCCCTCCAGTTTGAGCCTGTCAAACAATGGTGTGCTGAATGGCACACCGACGGTGGCGGGCAGCTACTCAGTGCTGGTGCAGGTGAGTGATGCCAACGGCTGCGTGGGGATAGCCAGTACCGCTTATAATCTGGTGGTAACTGATGCTACGCCCACCATAACGGGCTTTGCGGTGGCACCCAATCGGGTTTGTGTCGGTAGCCCCATCACGTTTACGGCTACGATAGGGAATATAGCTGGCGACTATAGCTGGTCGCTTGAGAATGGTGGGCCTCCAATTGGTAGTCCAAGTCCTACTACTGCCACAGCTTTTAGTGTAGTATTAACAGCATTAGGGTCGGGTGTGCAAACCTTTACGTTAACAGTGAACAGCGGAGGACAACGGGTTACGGCCACCACAAGCCTAACCGTGAACGCCTTACCGATAGCTACCCTGATCAACAACGGTCCGCTAACATGCGCCCAGACCAGCGTAACGCTGACTGCTTCGGGTGGGACTAGCTATAGCTTCACCAATGGCAGTGGGCAGACAGTGCCGGGTAGTGGCAATATGCGCACCGTGAGTAGTCCTGGGACCTATTCGGTTACCGTGAGTGATGGAAATGGCTGTGTAAGTACGAGTAGCACAACCGTGGATCAGGATGTGACAGCGGCTTCGGTGAGCATTACACCTTCCAGCGCGACGCTGACCTGCGCCAATCCATCGGCAATCCTGACGGCTAACGGCACTGGTTCGGTATTATGGTCAACGGGCGAAACTAACCCGGCTATCACCGTATCGGCAGCAGGTACTTACTCGGTGACCTTGACCAACGGTAGTGGTTGCACCGCCACGGCCAGTGCAGTGATATCGGCTGATCAGAATGCGCCCTCGGTCAGCATTACCCCATCGAGTGCGACGCTAACCTGCGCCAGCTCATCGGTGAGCTTAACGGCGGTGGGTACGGGCAGTGTTTTGTGGAGCACGGGAGCTGCTACGCCGGTGATCACCGTCAACACGGCTTCCACCTACTCGGTGACGCTGACTAACAGTAGTGGTTGTACCGCCACGGCCAGCGTCACCATTGACAAACAGCCTGATCAGACCGTCGCTATTGTCCAGCAACCGGCCTCGGTTTCCAGCGCCACAGTCGGAAATGCGGTAATGACCGGTGTCTCGGTGAGTGGTCAGCCAACCAGCTATCAATGGTATAAAGACAACCTGAGTAGTCCTGTAACAGGACAGACTTCGGCTACTCTTAACCTGACCAATGTTCAACTGGCAGATGCGGGCAGCTATTCAGTAGTCGTTACCGGAACCTGCAATAGCCTTACGTCAAACGCCTTTAGTCTGTCGGTGACAACCCCAGTTGAGACGCTCCCATTTGCTATTACTGCTGTGACTACCGTGAGCTGTACGCCTATTGTTCCCAATCGGTTCAGCGTCAGCTTTACTCCACGTTACTCGGGCCTTAATGGACAACCGATTAGCTTTCAGGTGGTCAATGAACTGATTCCGACCACCGAGTCAGGGCCTTATACGCTACAGCTCTATACCGATAATCCGACCATTACCCTGACGGCGATTCAATCGGGAAACTCTAGCGAAAGCAGCTATATGTACAACTGGCTGGCCGCTTGCCAGACCTCTGAGGCTACAAATACTCCTCCAAGGCTGGTCACACCTATTGCCAGTCAGACAGCTATAGTGGATACCTATTTTACCTTTGTGATTCCCGATGGGACCTTCACAGATACCGAAACTCCGTTGAGCCTTCGCCTGTCAGCCAGCGGCCTACCGGCTGGCCTACACTTTGAAGGAGCTACGCTGAGCGGGGTGCCGTCCACTACGGTTGGCTCGCCTTTTTCGGTCACTGTTACAGCCACCGATCCGGGCAATCTCTCGGCGAACAGTCCTTTTCTGCTCACTATACTACCAGTTACGACCACACCACCCCCGACCCACCCCTTTGCCATTACGGGGGTTACAACCAACAGTTGTACCCCCGTGGCTGACCGGATCAATATCAATTTTAGCCCTCAGTATGTGGGATTGAACGGCCAGCCGATTGCGTTTGAGGTAGTCAATGAGTTGGCACCGACCACCGACCCGGCCCCCTATTCGCTGACACTCTACCGCGACAATCCGATTATTGTCCTTAAGGCTACGCAGACAGGCAGTGCTGATGTGGCCAGTTTCAGCTACAACTGGCTGGCTGCCTGTGCCTCCGTGGGGCAGGACAATACGGCTCCCCGCATCAACAGTCCTGTTGCCAGTCAGACGGCTACGGTGGGCATGAGTTACAGCCTGAACCTGATCAATACATTTCTCGATCAGGAAACTCCTAACAGTCTGACCTTAACGGCTAGTGGCCTTCCTTCGGGTTTGAGCCTGGCGGGCATGACCCTGAGCGGTACGCCAAGCCTGACAGGGGTATCAACGGTGGTGCTAACGGCAACTGATCCGGGTGGTCTTTCGGCTAGTACCAGTTTTAGCCTGACGGTTGTGCCTGATTCAGACGCCTTTGTAATTACGGGAGTACAGACGTTGAGTTGTGTGGTAGTAAGTGCCGGTCTACGATCAGTAGTCTTCCAGCCTCAATATGGCGGTGTGACGGGGCAACCTATCAACTTCCAGGTAGTCAATGAACTGGCGGCTACTACGGCACCGGGCCCCTACACGCTGAATTTGTACACCGACAATCCAGTGGTCACTCTGAAGGCCACTCAGGTGGGTACTGTGGGGGAGGCTAGTTTCAGTTATACCTGGTTGTCGGGCTGTGGCAGCCCACGTCTGGCGGCCACTGAGTCAGGTACAGGTTTGCAGGTGAAGGTGCTTGGCAATCCGATTGCTGGTCCATCGGTAGAAGTAGAAATTCGAGGTGTAGGAGGCCAGCAAGTGAAGCTCGAACTGGTTGATTTGAAAGGACGGCAGTTACAAGCTCATTCCATCGGGCAGGCTACCGAGGTAGAGCTTATCAAGCTAGAGGCCGGTTCATTACCCAGTCAGTGTATCCTCCAGGTGAGTACACGTACTCAGCAACAGGTGATCAAACTGCTCAAACCCTGA
- a CDS encoding outer membrane beta-barrel protein — MRLLAGLLLFCTLSTQTQAQGYKYVRKHLERYDDKELHYGFFFAAPITRFSVGYSPSYLTADSAYRIYSPNKASFRVGFVLNAFLNDRFDLRLTPAVSLYSREVHYDYPGGSQRTETRESTWVDLPLLLKYKSERRNNSRMYLLAGGSFSIETNVRRKELQGASRLSTGNMDLSVEYGIGFEQFFEFFKFAPELRFSHGLLNLYRPTSNTAGIGINRLTTHSITLYLNFE; from the coding sequence ATGCGGCTATTGGCGGGTTTGCTGCTGTTCTGCACACTGAGCACGCAAACGCAGGCGCAGGGCTACAAATATGTACGTAAGCACTTGGAGCGCTACGATGATAAAGAGCTTCACTACGGTTTCTTTTTTGCGGCTCCCATTACCCGATTCAGCGTCGGCTACAGTCCATCCTACCTAACCGCCGACTCAGCCTATCGCATTTATTCGCCCAACAAGGCCAGTTTTCGGGTTGGTTTTGTACTAAATGCCTTTCTCAACGACCGATTCGACCTTCGGCTGACTCCGGCCGTATCGCTCTATAGCCGGGAAGTTCACTACGATTATCCGGGCGGTAGCCAGCGTACCGAAACCCGCGAATCGACCTGGGTCGATTTACCACTTCTACTAAAATATAAATCCGAACGGCGCAATAACAGCCGGATGTATTTGCTGGCGGGTGGCTCATTCAGTATCGAAACAAATGTCCGACGGAAGGAACTTCAGGGTGCGAGTCGACTCAGTACGGGCAACATGGATCTGTCGGTTGAATACGGGATTGGCTTCGAGCAGTTTTTCGAATTTTTCAAGTTTGCGCCCGAACTTCGGTTTTCCCATGGTCTGCTGAACCTCTACCGGCCCACGTCGAATACGGCTGGTATTGGCATCAATCGACTAACGACACACTCAATAACCTTATATCTAAATTTTGAGTAG
- the ubiE gene encoding bifunctional demethylmenaquinone methyltransferase/2-methoxy-6-polyprenyl-1,4-benzoquinol methylase UbiE: protein MAVVPYKDKDTSKREQIAEMFDSISPKYDLLNHVLSGGIDILWRKRAIRELKPYAPKTILDIATGTGDFALEALALNPEKIVGVDISEGMLAVGRQKMQQRGVDNIIEMRTGDSERLPFGDNEFDAVIVSFGVRNFENLLKGLTDMNRVIRPGGVCVVLEFSNPRQFPFKQLYSFYSRTILPLIGRVVSKDASAYTYLPESVQAFPDGSDFLRIYETAGFTKTKWIPLTFGIASIYIGHK from the coding sequence ATGGCTGTTGTTCCTTATAAAGATAAAGATACCTCCAAGCGCGAGCAGATTGCCGAAATGTTCGATAGCATTTCGCCTAAATACGACCTGCTGAATCATGTTCTGAGCGGTGGCATAGACATTCTCTGGCGCAAACGGGCCATTCGGGAATTAAAACCATACGCGCCCAAAACGATTCTGGATATTGCCACCGGCACCGGCGATTTTGCGCTGGAAGCGCTTGCCCTGAACCCCGAAAAAATTGTTGGTGTCGACATCTCGGAAGGCATGCTCGCCGTTGGTCGGCAGAAGATGCAGCAACGCGGTGTCGACAATATTATTGAGATGCGGACGGGCGACTCAGAACGTTTACCTTTCGGAGACAATGAATTCGATGCTGTCATCGTTTCGTTTGGTGTACGTAACTTTGAGAATCTGCTGAAAGGTTTAACGGATATGAATCGGGTCATTCGTCCCGGTGGTGTCTGTGTGGTGTTGGAGTTTTCGAACCCGCGTCAGTTTCCTTTTAAGCAGCTATACAGCTTTTACTCCCGCACTATTCTGCCGCTTATTGGGCGCGTGGTGAGCAAAGATGCATCGGCCTATACATACCTGCCCGAATCGGTGCAGGCTTTCCCCGATGGATCTGACTTTCTGCGTATCTACGAAACGGCTGGATTTACCAAGACTAAATGGATACCCCTTACTTTCGGCATCGCATCGATCTACATAGGCCACAAATAA
- a CDS encoding dipeptidase: protein MLPLLVSALLAIHSWAGQPPIDDKLAKKAHKIHQRVLTLDTHADAPIMMKKEGFDVGVAHDTKRDQSQIDFPRMKQGGMDAMFFAVYTSQGPRTPEGHADAKRDALNQFDLIHQALKKYPNLAELATSPADAYRIQKAGKRAVFVGMENGYPVGDDLSMLQKYYDLGARYITLTHFANNLIGDSSTDPDGPMYGGLSDFGKKVVAEMNRLGILIDVSHVADSTFYDALALSKAPMIASHSNCRAICDFPRNMTDDMIKALAAKGGVVQVNFVSDYLKKPSDEHRAAKTKIRMARVGKVMTPEMEARIQAQSDSVEKVYASERASLSDIADHIDHIVKLVGIDHVGIGSDFDGGGGVNGLEDVSQIENLTAELVRRNYSEADIAKIWGGNLLRVLGQAKVE, encoded by the coding sequence ATGCTTCCCCTTCTTGTATCTGCTTTGCTGGCGATCCATTCATGGGCCGGACAGCCGCCTATTGACGATAAACTGGCTAAAAAAGCCCACAAAATCCACCAGCGTGTACTCACGCTCGATACCCACGCCGATGCGCCTATTATGATGAAAAAAGAGGGATTCGATGTGGGAGTAGCGCACGATACCAAACGCGACCAGTCGCAGATCGATTTTCCGCGGATGAAACAGGGAGGAATGGATGCTATGTTTTTTGCGGTCTATACCTCACAGGGACCGCGCACGCCCGAAGGCCATGCCGATGCCAAACGTGATGCGCTGAATCAGTTCGACCTAATTCACCAGGCTCTCAAAAAGTATCCGAACCTGGCCGAACTGGCCACCTCCCCAGCCGATGCCTACCGGATTCAGAAAGCCGGAAAACGGGCGGTGTTTGTTGGTATGGAAAATGGCTATCCGGTGGGCGACGATCTGTCGATGCTTCAGAAATACTACGACCTGGGCGCTCGCTACATTACCCTTACACACTTTGCCAACAACCTAATCGGCGACTCATCGACCGATCCCGATGGGCCAATGTACGGCGGCCTTAGCGATTTTGGCAAAAAAGTCGTGGCCGAAATGAACCGGCTCGGCATTCTGATCGATGTGTCGCACGTAGCCGACAGTACGTTTTATGATGCGCTGGCCCTCTCGAAAGCACCCATGATTGCGTCGCACTCCAACTGCCGGGCCATCTGCGATTTTCCACGCAACATGACCGACGATATGATTAAGGCGCTGGCGGCCAAAGGGGGCGTTGTGCAGGTCAATTTTGTGAGCGATTACCTGAAAAAACCGTCGGACGAACACCGGGCCGCTAAAACCAAAATTCGGATGGCGCGGGTTGGCAAGGTGATGACACCTGAAATGGAAGCCCGCATTCAGGCGCAGAGCGATTCGGTAGAAAAAGTATATGCTTCTGAACGGGCCAGCCTGTCCGACATTGCCGATCACATCGATCATATTGTCAAACTGGTCGGTATCGACCATGTGGGTATTGGTTCTGATTTCGACGGCGGTGGTGGCGTTAATGGGCTGGAAGATGTGAGCCAGATCGAAAACCTGACCGCCGAACTGGTCCGCCGGAACTACTCAGAAGCCGACATTGCCAAGATCTGGGGCGGTAATTTGCTGCGTGTATTGGGCCAGGCGAAGGTGGAGTAA
- a CDS encoding Gfo/Idh/MocA family oxidoreductase codes for MNRSDFLKTSALAGASLITDPAQVRAFITRKPAQKYRTALVGAGWWGGNILRCAVQAGESKIVALCDVDTRQLQKTSEELSKLTSDKPKIYRDYREMLATEKPEIVIVATPDHWHPLIAIAAMQAGAHVYVEKPISHTINEGKAMVKTARQTGRICQVGTHRRVSPHNVSGMEFLKSGKAGKIGMARAFVYYAGGAGQPTPDGEAPKEMDWNMWCGPAPLRAYNPAMHPRGWRNFLDYANGTLGDWGIHWLDQILWWTDEKHPRKVYSTGGRPIRRDSTDAPDHQVATYEFEGFTAIWEQRNFAGNFAEKTHPQQAVGVYFYGTEGTFHMGWLDGWTFYPSDPKKPVIHQDAQLNKPDDQNIAQLWTNFLDSIKTNKTPICDIEIGHRSTNMALLGMLSMKLGRSVEWDGSQIVNDSDANKLLSRAYRGEWQYPV; via the coding sequence ATGAACCGTTCCGACTTCCTGAAAACCTCGGCTCTTGCCGGAGCTTCGCTGATTACCGATCCTGCTCAGGTTCGGGCTTTTATTACGCGTAAACCTGCTCAGAAATACCGTACGGCGCTGGTTGGCGCTGGTTGGTGGGGGGGCAATATCCTTCGCTGTGCTGTTCAGGCGGGCGAGTCGAAAATTGTCGCGCTGTGCGATGTCGATACGCGTCAGCTTCAGAAAACCAGCGAAGAACTCAGCAAACTGACGTCCGATAAACCCAAAATCTATCGCGATTATCGGGAAATGCTGGCGACCGAAAAGCCCGAAATCGTTATCGTCGCTACGCCCGACCACTGGCACCCGCTCATTGCCATTGCAGCGATGCAGGCCGGAGCGCACGTGTATGTAGAAAAGCCCATTAGCCATACCATCAATGAAGGAAAGGCAATGGTAAAAACGGCTCGGCAAACGGGACGTATCTGTCAGGTCGGTACGCACCGGCGCGTGTCGCCCCATAACGTATCGGGTATGGAGTTTCTGAAATCGGGGAAAGCCGGAAAAATCGGGATGGCACGGGCGTTTGTCTACTATGCTGGTGGGGCCGGACAGCCAACACCCGATGGCGAAGCACCCAAAGAAATGGACTGGAATATGTGGTGCGGCCCCGCGCCATTACGGGCCTACAATCCGGCGATGCACCCCCGCGGCTGGCGTAATTTTCTGGACTATGCCAATGGTACACTGGGCGACTGGGGCATTCACTGGCTGGATCAGATTTTGTGGTGGACCGACGAGAAACATCCACGCAAAGTGTACTCGACTGGTGGGCGGCCTATTCGTCGCGACAGCACCGATGCGCCCGACCACCAGGTTGCTACCTACGAATTTGAAGGCTTTACGGCCATTTGGGAGCAGCGGAACTTTGCCGGTAACTTTGCCGAAAAAACGCACCCTCAACAAGCCGTAGGGGTTTATTTCTACGGTACCGAAGGAACGTTCCATATGGGCTGGCTCGACGGCTGGACATTCTACCCTTCCGACCCGAAAAAGCCGGTGATTCATCAGGATGCGCAACTAAACAAGCCCGACGATCAGAACATTGCGCAGCTTTGGACTAATTTCCTCGATAGTATCAAAACCAACAAAACACCTATCTGCGATATTGAAATTGGGCACCGCTCCACCAACATGGCGCTGTTGGGTATGCTATCGATGAAACTGGGCCGGAGCGTGGAATGGGATGGTAGCCAGATCGTGAATGATTCTGATGCCAATAAACTCCTGAGCCGTGCCTATCGGGGCGAATGGCAGTATCCGGTATAA
- a CDS encoding 2-oxoisovalerate dehydrogenase, with protein sequence MKEIFFLIEEAEEGGYIASAIGESIITEADTLDELKANIKEATICHFEEGQAPKVAHLHFVKDEVLSLL encoded by the coding sequence ATGAAAGAGATATTTTTTCTGATTGAAGAAGCTGAAGAAGGCGGATATATTGCATCGGCTATCGGTGAGTCTATTATCACCGAAGCCGATACATTAGACGAACTTAAAGCTAATATTAAGGAAGCGACAATCTGTCATTTTGAAGAAGGACAAGCGCCGAAAGTTGCACACCTTCATTTCGTGAAAGATGAAGTTTTGAGCTTGCTATAG
- a CDS encoding type II toxin-antitoxin system HicA family toxin translates to MKTPRDLKGESLVKLLGKHFGYEQTRQEGSHIRLTTAQNGIHHLTVPRHNPVRLGTLNKILSDVASHFGITREQVINQLFN, encoded by the coding sequence ATGAAAACCCCGCGCGACCTCAAAGGTGAATCACTCGTTAAATTATTAGGAAAGCATTTCGGCTATGAACAAACTCGTCAGGAAGGAAGTCATATCCGCTTAACGACTGCGCAAAACGGCATACATCATTTAACTGTTCCCAGGCATAATCCTGTACGCCTGGGAACATTGAATAAAATTTTATCGGATGTTGCTAGCCATTTTGGAATTACCCGGGAGCAAGTGATTAATCAATTATTTAACTAG